In Persicimonas caeni, a single window of DNA contains:
- a CDS encoding outer membrane protein assembly factor: MPVVHPMAARWLIAAAALIALVAPADEALAQMTVEELRPDPREDGTFATGLPVHIRGNSELLDSVLLWVMDLPDEGPVTEQVAERAELRLRSFFRKTGYDLARVRTLVHDETLYVFVDEGKLDKIFFTGSGSGQTLRLQIEMRLPGDVYNRHRIEEELARLEDKYGLAELRAELVLLEPRPSTFFQLQDFISALEENDDDLDDVWRESRGRYALRVHVVSNGWGDGLGYGVSYLLPYGLRPHISYASTGLAVDDDRYRVSLEAAGLSNELLTHAESRLHWALPPFHEAWLRPTIDLRGRLDSPRRASLGLDDFLDLNVSAVASLGVEPVDDLVFSLGLGYGYEKIFLLERTALTPDYVTEVTRHYPLGRVSLDWLLGMRTFRRDKRHKLDLEFEMYNVAAGLVRRAELRYRDVWTFGYQDLFWRLRGTSITGEGTSWQDEEPIASPILRAVAGEESFARNMGQMGLEYRMSLYRDILKVSASGGAALVGLMDRQTREQNLDFFASFGPGIHVFFLDNFQADAYYSFGWREGWPLEGNFSFSVSKVY, encoded by the coding sequence ATGCCTGTTGTCCACCCCATGGCGGCCCGATGGTTGATCGCCGCGGCCGCACTCATCGCCCTCGTCGCCCCCGCCGACGAGGCGCTCGCTCAGATGACCGTCGAGGAGCTGCGTCCCGACCCGCGTGAAGACGGCACCTTTGCCACCGGATTGCCGGTCCATATCCGCGGCAACAGCGAGCTGCTCGATTCGGTGCTGCTCTGGGTGATGGACCTTCCCGACGAGGGGCCGGTCACCGAGCAAGTCGCCGAGCGCGCCGAGTTGCGCCTGCGCAGTTTCTTTCGAAAGACCGGCTACGACTTGGCCCGGGTGCGCACCCTCGTCCACGACGAGACGCTGTATGTCTTCGTCGACGAGGGCAAGCTCGACAAGATCTTCTTTACGGGCTCGGGGAGCGGACAAACCCTTCGCCTGCAAATCGAGATGCGCCTTCCCGGCGACGTCTACAACCGCCACCGCATCGAAGAAGAGCTGGCCCGACTCGAAGACAAATACGGCCTCGCCGAGCTCCGCGCCGAGCTGGTGCTGCTCGAGCCGCGGCCGTCGACGTTCTTCCAGCTGCAGGACTTCATCAGCGCCCTCGAGGAGAATGACGATGATCTCGACGATGTGTGGCGTGAGTCGCGTGGGCGCTACGCGCTGCGGGTGCACGTGGTCAGCAACGGCTGGGGCGACGGGCTGGGCTACGGCGTCAGCTACCTGCTGCCGTACGGCTTGCGCCCGCATATCAGCTACGCGTCGACCGGGTTGGCCGTCGACGACGATCGCTACCGCGTGAGCCTGGAGGCCGCCGGGCTGAGCAACGAGCTGCTCACCCACGCCGAGTCGCGCTTGCACTGGGCGTTGCCGCCGTTCCACGAGGCCTGGCTGCGGCCCACGATCGATCTTCGCGGGCGCCTCGACAGCCCTCGACGCGCGAGCTTGGGCCTCGACGACTTCCTCGACCTCAACGTGAGCGCGGTGGCCAGCCTGGGCGTCGAGCCCGTCGACGATCTCGTCTTCAGCTTGGGCCTGGGCTACGGCTACGAGAAGATCTTTTTGCTCGAGCGCACCGCGCTGACCCCCGACTACGTCACCGAAGTCACCCGCCACTATCCCTTGGGTCGCGTCTCGCTCGACTGGCTGTTGGGGATGCGAACCTTTCGTCGCGACAAGCGCCACAAGCTCGACCTGGAGTTCGAGATGTACAACGTCGCCGCCGGCCTGGTGCGCCGCGCCGAGCTGCGCTACCGGGACGTGTGGACCTTCGGCTACCAAGACCTGTTCTGGCGCCTGCGCGGCACCTCCATCACCGGCGAGGGGACGAGCTGGCAAGACGAAGAGCCGATCGCCTCGCCGATCCTGCGCGCGGTGGCCGGCGAGGAATCGTTCGCGCGCAACATGGGCCAGATGGGCTTGGAGTACCGGATGTCGCTCTACCGCGACATTCTCAAAGTCAGCGCCTCGGGCGGCGCCGCGCTCGTCGGCCTGATGGACCGCCAGACCCGCGAGCAAAACCTCGACTTCTTCGCCTCGTTCGGCCCGGGCATCCACGTCTTCTTCCTCGATAACTTCCAGGCCGACGCGTACTACTCGTTCGGGTGGCGCGAGGGATGGCCGCTCGAGGGCAATTTTTCGTTTTCGGTGTCGAAGGTGTATTAG